The genomic window GGCTGGCTGGAACTTCGTCGCGACGACGGGCTTCGTTGTCGCGGTGATCGTCCCGTCGACCTGCTTGAGGTACACGTTCTGCAGCCAGCGATCGTCGTCCGCGTCAGGGAACTCGTTCCTGAGGTGCGTGCCCCGGCTCTCGGTGCGGGTGAGCGCGGCGAGCGTGTCGAGCCTGGCCATCACGATCATGTTGACCGTCTCGAGCGCCTCGAACCACTCGAGGTTGCACACGCGCGACTTGTCGGCCACCGACATGCGCGGCAGCTCGTCGCGCTCGATCCGGTCGAGCGCCGCCAGCGCCGCGCGACACTTCTTCTCGCTCCGCCAGGCACCCGCACCCTGCCAGGCCGCGTCCTGCACGTGGTGCCTGACGGCGTGGACCCGCAGGGGGTCGGGCGGCGTTCGTTCGAGCATGCCGGTCGTGCGCCGGGACTCCTCGTCGACGCGCGCCCAGTCGACTGGCGGGATCTCCAGCGTCCTGGCCCGCTCCGCGGCGTTCCGGCCCGACCACCGCCCGGTCACCAGGCACGACGAGAACATCCGGAAGACGCCGTAGCCGCCGCCGGCGTGCATGGCGCACTCGCCGGCCGCGTACAGCCCGCGTGGCCCCGCCTCTCCGCGGGCGTTGGTCACGATTCCGCCGAAGTCGTAGGTGTGGACGAAGTGCTGCTCGATCCGGCCGAGGTCGAGCCCGTTCTGCTCCCAGATGCGTTGCAGGGCCCGCCAGTCGTCCATGAAGAAGCCCCACTGCTTCAGGTGGCTCTCGTACTCCACGGGCGCGAAGTAGCCGCCGTGCGGGCCGCCGCGACCCTCCGCGAGCATCTTCTCCACTTCGTAGACGACACGCCGCAGCGTCAGCTCGCTTCGGGGGACGTCTCCCATGAGCTTCGCTCCGTGCCTGTCCGTGTAGCCATCGGGACCAACGGTGGAGTGCGTGCCGAAGTTGAGGAAGTTGCCGATGGCCGTCGGGTAGACGGGGCCGCCGCGGGTGTACATCGACCGGAACTCGAGGTCGCGGAACTCGACGCCCACCCGCGCGGCCATCGCGTGGCCGTCGCCCGTCAATCCGTAGCATCCGCCGCCGTGCCGCGCGACGATGGTGCCGGCGCCAAAGAGCTGGCAGTCGCCGCCCGTCGCCATGATGGTCGCCTTGGCCCGGATGACGAAGAACTCGCCCGTGTGGAAATCGAGGACCGTGGCGCCCGCGACCGTGCCATCTTCGGCCGCGAGCAGCGTCGTCGTCATGCAGTAGTCGAGCACCTTGCAGCCGAGCCGCAGGGCCTCGTACGCGTGGTTGAACAGCTTGTAACCGTTCCACTGGCGGCGCGCGCTGCCGGCGCGCGTGATGAGGGGCTCGCCAGTCGCGGGATTCCGGTGATGGAGGTTTCCGTAGTTCTCCGACTTCAACATCACCTGGTCGTCGGCATACGCCTGCAGCACCGCGAGCCCGAGCTCCTGGTCGACGAGCCCTTCGCCCGAGGCGACGGCGTCCTCGAGTTGCCGCTCCGGGCTGTCGCCGTCGAGGCCCATCCAGCTCGACGTCATGAAGCCGCCGCTGATGTGGCCCGAGTCGCCGCACCGGCCGAACCGCTTCTTGTCGACAATGATGACGTCGGCGCCCGCGCTCGCGGCGGCGATGGCGGCCTCGACGCCGGCGGCGCCGGCGCCGATGATCAGGACATCGGTGGAGAAGGTGGTGAACCGGCCGGAAGGCACGGTGTCCGTGCGTGCCGATTCACCGGCGGGCGCCGGCTGATCGCTCGTGGCGCCGGCCGGTCCTCCCAGCCTGTCGAAGGCCACCGCGCCGGCCCCGACGGCGGCCGCGCGGCGAAGGAAACGGCGCCGCGACACCGACGACGGCTTCCGACCACCAGATGCCATGAGACCGCTCCTTGTCGAATGATCGGCCAACGTGCGGGGGCGGTGGCGACCTGACCTCGGCGTGATGATGGATCGCGTCGGGTGCACTGTCAACGCGCGTGCTCGGAGCGCGCTCCGGCTCGCGGCGCGCGCTGGCAGGGAGAGCAAGCGACTTCGAGCCGGGATTCAGCCGGCTACGGGACCCTGAGCACGGACGGCGGAAGAGGCCCCTCGATTCGGGGGCGGTCGTCGGCATCCGCCAGCGCCCAGGCGCTCGCGAGGACCGTGCGCGCGATGCCCTCGATCTGCTTCGGGTCCAGGTGGCGCGCCTCGTCTGCGGGCAGGTGGTAGCGGTCGTGAATGCCCGTCGTGAAGCCGATCGTCAGGATGCCGCGTTCGAGAAACGGGCCCGCGTCGGTTCGCGGGTAGAGGAACTCCGAGTCCGCGCGGTCGTGCGCGCGGTTGAAGCGCAGCTTCAGGTACTCCGCGTTCACGCGCTCGAGCCGCGCGTCGACCTGCGGGCTGAGCACGCCCGGGCCGATGAGGAAGACCTCGCCCGGCTCGGTGACGTCCTTGGAGGCCTCGTCGGCCGATCCGGGCCGGCGGCTCGCACCGATCATGTCGATGTTGACGTGCGCGACGACCTGCGTAAGCGGCACCGGTGGCGCGTGCACGAACCAGCGCGTGCCCCAGAGGCCCTGCTCCTCGCCGCTGTCCCAGATGAAGAGGAGCGATCGCTTGGGGCGGGGAGCCGTCATCATGTGCTCGGCAATCGAGAGCAGCGCGGCGCTGCCCGAGGCGTTGTCGTCGGCCGAGTTGTAGATGCCGTCGCCGTCGACCTCGCGTGTGCCGACCGCGCCGTCGAGGTGCGCCTCGATCGTGATGTACTCGTGCTTCAGAACGGGGTCGCTGCCTTCGAGCATGGCGACGACGTTGTAGGGGCGATGCACCGTCGTCGAAGCGACCGGTACGTGCAGGGTGGCCGGGGCCTTCAGCTCGAACGAGGGTGCGTAGTCGGCGGTCTCGCCGCGCTTCCGCATCGCGGGGCCGCTGACTCGTTCGCCCTCGAACAGCGCGTCGATGACCTCGGGCGACAGCAGAGCCGACGTCACGGGCAGTGCGGCGTAGGCCGACGGGACCGAAGGCTCGAGCTCGCGACGTACGGTGTTCGCGGTGCGCAGGGTGTCCCAGCGCGCGAGGTCGCTCTCGCGGGTGATGAAGAGGATGCCCGCCGCGCCGCGTCGTTCGGCTTCGGCGAAGGCCGTCTCGCCGCCCACGCTGACGCGCCCGATCATCCTCACGTCGGCATCCTTCGGCAGCGCGCCCGGCCCGTGCACGAGCAGGAGTTTGCCTCGCACGTCGAGGCCGGCGTACGGGTCGATTCCGCGATCGGGCACCGTCCAACCGTGGCCCACGTACACCACCGCCCGGGCGCCGGCGACCGGGCCCGCGAACGATCGCAGCGCGAAGCCTTCGCGGAGGGCGAACCGCCGGCCGCTGATCTCGAGATACGCCCCGTCGGTGTCGATGCGTGTCTCGTGCATCTCGTAGTGCTGGCGGTAGCCTCCGTGGTCGCCGAACGGTTTCACGCCGGCGCGCTCGAGCCGCCGGATGATGTAGTCGGCGGCGAGGTCGAAGCCCGGCGACGGCGTGTTGCGCCCGAGCAGCTCGTCGGAGGCGAAGTAGGCCAGGTCCTGCTCGAGCTGCGCGGCGGAGATGCGATCGGCCGCGGCCCGCACGGGCTCGGGCAGCAGAGCCTGCTGCGCGCCGAGCGCGGCGGCGGTCACCGCGGTCAGAATCAACAGGACGAGGATGGGGCGGTGTCGTCGCGTGGATGGCATGGTGTCTGAGTGCTCATTGTACCCGTGTCGGTCCGCGGAGCCGGGCCTGCGCGTCGGTCGTTGGCGTCGCATCCCGCCCGGGTGGGCTTGAATCGCGACCGGCGGGGATCCAGGATAGCGTGTGGCCACGAATCCCGACCTGCTGAAGCGCGCGGCGGATCACGCCATCGCGTACCTGGACACCATTGCCGATCGTCACGTTGGCGCGCTCGCGACCGGCGACGACCTGCGGCGCCAGCTGGCCGTGCCGCTCACCGAGGGCGGCGAGCCGGCGACGGCCGTCGTCGACGCGCTGGCGCAGGCCGGGGTGCTCGGAACCGTCGCCACGCAGGGCCCACGCTATTTCGGCTTCGTCGTGGGTGGCAGCGTGCCCGCGGCGACGGCGGCCGACTGGCTGGTCGCGGCCTGGGACCAGAACGCCGGTCTGTTCGTGCTGTCGCCGCTCGTGTCGGTCGTCGAGGATGTCACGGCGGCGTGGCTGAAGGGCCTCGCCGGGCTGCCCGCGGACTGGAGCACGGGGTTCGTGACCGGGTGCCAGGCGGCGAACTTCACGGCGCTGGCGACGGCGCGGCACCACCTGCTCGCGCAGGTCGGCTGGGACGTCGAGACCAGGGGCCTGAATGGCGCGCCCGACCTGCACGTCGTCTGCAGCGACGAGTCGCACTACACGATCTTCAATGCGCTGAAGCTGCTCGGGCTCGGGGCGGCACGCCTGACGCGGGTCGCGACCGACGACCAGGGGCGGATGCGCGCCGACGCGCTCGCGCGCGTGCTCGGCGCGCTCGACGGCCCGACGCTCGTCTGCGCCCAGGCCGGCAACGTGAACACCGGCGCCTTCGACCCCCTCGACGACATCGCGACCATCACGGCGGGTCACGGCGCCTGGCTGCACGTCGACGGGGCGTTCGGTCTCTGGGCCGCCGCGAGCCGGACCCGGGCCCACCTCGTGCGCGGCATCGAGCGCGCCGACTCGGTGGCGACCGACGCGCACAAGTGGCTCAACGTGCCCTACGACAGCGGCGTCGTCTTCACCGCGCACCCGGCGTCGCATCGCCGGGCGATGACGCTCTCCGCGGCCTACATCGTCGAGTCGGCCAAGGAACGCGATCCTCACGAGTTCGTGCCCGAGGAGTCGCGGCGGGGTCGGGCCGTCCCGATCTACGCCGCCCTGCGCGTCATGGGACGCCAGGGCGTGGCCGAGCTCGTGGATCGGTGCTGCGCGCTCGCCTCGCGCCTGGCCGATCGCCTCGCTGCCGATCCCAGGCTGGAGGTGCTGAACGACGTGGTGCTCAACCAGGTGCTCGTTCGCGTCCGCGGCGCCGGTCCGGACGGCGCCACGCGCGCGATGGTCGCTCGCGTCCAGGAGGAGGGCACCTGTTGGGCCAGCGGCACGACGTGGCACGGCATGTCGGCCCTGCGCCTCTCGGTCAGCAACTACTCCACACGCGAACACGATATCGACCGGGCCGCAGATGCGATCAAGAGGAGCCTCTGAGCCCGCCGGCCGCGCGGATCACGGTGCGGCCGGCGGCGACAGGCTCCAGGCTGCCGGCGCCCAACGCGAGGCTCTGGCCGAGCGGCCCCCTGCGGCTGGCCCCGCCATCGACACCCTCCTCATCGCGAACCCGTCCGTTCGCTGGAGGTGTCACCGGATCTCCGACGCGCGCTTCTGGCGCAGGTCGGCCGCCNNNNNNNNNNNNNNNNNNNNNNNNNNNNNNNNNNNNNNNNNNNNNNNNNNNNNNNNNNNNNNNNNNNNNNNNNNNNNNNNNNNNNNNNNNNNNNNNNNNNTCGCTGGAGGTGTCACCGGATCTCCGACGCGCGCTTCTGGCGCAGGTCGGCCGCCTTTTGTCGCGCGGCTTCCGCCTCCGCCACGAGGCTCGCCTTGCGCGCCGGGTCGGACTCGACCGACGCGAGCACGTCGAGCAGCAGGGCGCGATAGACCGTGGCCTCCATGTAGTCGGGGTTCAACGCCAGCGCCCGGTCGACCGCCGCGAGGCCCGACCGCGCGAGCTCCCGCGTGCGGGCCGCGGCGGCCTGCTGGTCGCGCGAGGCGTCCCAGTAGAAGGTGGCGAGCGTGTGGTGGCTCTCGGGGTTGGTCGGCTCGAGCTCGGTCCACCGGACGAGCGCCGCGATCGCCTCGTCGACGCGGCCGCGGCGGTTCTCGAGCATCGCGAGGTCCCGCCAGAAGAGTGGCTCGGCGCCGTGGGCGCTTCCGGCCGCCGCCAGCGCCGTGTCCGCGTCTGCGGTGCGGCCCGCGTTGGCCGCTTCCTCGACGGCCTCGAGGGCGGCGGCCCAGGGCTCCGCGGCGGGCGCGGGCGGGGCCTCCGTCATCTGCCCGCTCAGCCGATCCGGGTGCAACGCCATGAAGCGGTCGAAGTTGCTCGTCGCCACCGCGTCGAGCGCCGTGCGTTCTTCAGGGGAGAGGGGCAGCCGGTTCAACTGCAGCTGCAGGATCGCGCCGCGCGTGAGGTAGTGGTCTCGCTCGTCCGGCTCCCTTGCGATGGCGGCGTCGCATTCGGCCAGGGCGGCGTCGGTGAGCTCGCGGGTGTCGGCGTGCGAGAACTGCTCGAAGTCGATGAGCAGCTGCGTCGTCGCGGTTGCCAGGCGGAGGCGCTCGTCGGCCAGGACCTTGACGCGGGCCTCGCGGAGCACCCGGGCCGCGTCGGCCGCGCGGTCGAGCCGAAGCAGCACCCGCGCGAGCTTCTCGTGCCACAGGGGTGTTTCCGGACGGGCGGCGACGAGCTGCCGTGCGAGCGGCTCCGCGTCCGCGGGGCGGTTCAGCGCGTCCGCGTCGTAGAGCGAGACGAGCTTCATCTGCAAGAGGAGACGGAGGTCGGGATCGGCCGAGAGGTCGAGCGCGCGGCGGAAGTGCGTGTCGGCCGCTTCCAGCAGCTTCTGCCGCTCAGCCGTCGCCGCGGGCTCGCTCAAGGCGAGCTCGAGCGCGGCGAGCTCGTTCGCGCTCGCCAGCTCGTAGTGGGCGTCGGCCGACGTGGGGGCCTGCCTGACGGCGCCCTCGAGCAGCCCTATCGCTTCGGCGTACTTGCGGTCGAGGAGCAGCTCGAGGGCCTGCTTCCTCGTCTGCTCCCAATCCGGTGCAGGCTGGGCGTGCACCGACATCGCGGCGGCGATGGTGAGAACCACGAGCCGGGCACCGCACAGGATCCGTTGCCTCATGGGGAGTCTCCGCGAGCGTCGCGCGCAACTGCGCGGCCGTTTGTCCGCCTCGTCGATGGATGGCGCAGTGTATCCCAGGTGGCCCGGCTCCCGTGAGCTGTGAGCCGTCAGTCTTTCGCTTGGTCGAGAACGTGGCGCGCGACGGCGAGCAGGGGTGACCCTTCGAGGACTGGTCGGACGTTCGCCTGCCTCCGGGAACCGCCGCCGCACTGATCGACAGTGATCGCGGCGAAGCGCAGCTCACTGCGACGACCTGCGGCTCGCCGGGCACGTGACTCGCGATGCCCGCGTGCGCGAACACGCGCTCGTCATGGGGTTCACCGTCGCGTAGCTGGGTCCAAGCCTACACCCCCAGCCTCTCCCGCAGCCGGTCGGTGGTCAGGTGCTTCACGACGTCGAACGGCTCGCACGCGCCACTGGCCGAGGTGAACTCGATCGGCCCCACATCCCGCGCAACCCTCAGCGCCGCCTGGTTCAACACCGCGCTCCGCTTGCCGATCCCCATGAGCGCCGCGCCCATCGACAGGCGGACCTTCTCCGACTCGGTCCCGATCGTGTCCGCGATGCGCTCGACATGGGCAAGGAAGAACTCCTCGCTCGGCGCTTTCTTGCCGGAGAACTTCGACATCTCATAGAGCAGCCCGTAGCCGCACTCGCGGCGTACGGGGTCGCCGCTCCGGACCCACTCGTCGGCAAGCTCGACCACGAATGACGTCTTCGCGAGCGTCGCGTCGCAGGAAGCGAACACGTGCGCCAGCATGCCGCCGGCCACCTCCTCGACCTGTTGTTCGGCCTGCTCGCGGGTGATGCGCACGGGGTCGTCCACGAGAAGTGCGATCACTCTGGCGTCGTAGACGTCGGTCTGCCAGAGCGCGTGCGCGAGCTCCCGGTTGCGCCCAATCCGTTTGGCCAGCTTGCGCAGTCGCGTGAGCCCGAGCCCGTAACTCCTCATCCCCGCGGTGCTCGATCCCAGCTTCTCCCAGTTGCGCATGCCCCGCTCGTCGCGTTCGGCGTCGAGCAGCGCGAGGACTTGGGAAACGGTCATCGGAGATGTCCTTTCCATCTGGCACCTCAACGCCGTCATGCCCGGTGGTGCCCGGCCCGGACGCCGTCCGGTCCAGATTCTGCGTCTGCCACTGGCAGGCGGTCAAGCGCTTCCCGCAAAGTCGCCGGGTGTCGATCGCGGCTCGCGCAGCCCATGGATCGCCCGGTCTTCGGCCAAGAAGCGTCGCCTCCACAACACGGGGCAGAACCTCCGGCTCGACGCCACCGTGCGCGAGACGCGCCGACTCGTGTCCCGGTCGGGCAAGGTGAGACCCGGCGCGATGGTGTTGACAGCACCGAAGCCGAGGGGCAAGATGGCGCACCCGTCACCGATGTCTCGCAGAACGTGGAGGTCGCCATGAGTGTTGCTCCTGATGCCATCCTGCGCGAGTGGTTCGAGGAGGTGTGGAACCACCGGCGTGCCGAGGTGATCGACCGGTTGATGGCGGCCGACGCGAAGGTCCACGGCCTGGTGGGTGGGCCGATTGTCGGTGCGGCCGNNNNNNNNNNNNNNNNNNNNNNNNNNNNNNNNNNNNNNNNNNNNNNNNNNNNNNNNNNNNNNNNNNNNNNNNNNNNNNNNNNNNNNNNNNNNNNNNNNNNCGTGTGCCATGTGACGGGCCGGCACGACGGCGACGGCATCGGCAAGGCCACAGCACGGCCGGTGGATTTCTGGGGCACGACCGTCGCCCGCGTCAAAGACGGGAAGATCGTCGAAGGCTGGAACGCGTTCGACTTCTTGACGATGTACCAGCAGATCGGGTGGGTGAAGTCGCCGGTGGTCGGCGAATAGGGCCGACGCGACGCCTCGGCGCCGGGGCCACCTCAGTTCGGAACCGCGGCCTTCACCTCGGGCTTGCGCAGCTCCAGGAAGAAGATTCGATCCGTCGCTCGCTCGCCCACGATCTCGAACCCCGCGTGTGCGGCCAGGTCGCGAAAGTACGCGACGCCGTGGGGTTCCTTCGGGAAGAACGTGCCGTAGCCCGTCTCGATCTGCCGATCCGGCAGGTGAATCGTCAAGGGGACGACGGCGATGTCCTTGACCGGATCGAAGCGGGCCGGCAGGACGAGGTCCCACACGAGCAGGCGGCCTCCTGGAACCAGCACGCGGTGAAGCTCGTTCAGCGCGCGCGCCTGATCGGTCTCGTTCATGTACATCAGCGTGAAGAACGTCGTCGCCGTCTGGAACGTGGCGTCCAGGAACTTGAGGTCGGTGGCGTCCATGACGATTTTCAGCGGACCCGCCGGCGCGCCGAGCAGCTCACGGGCGCTCAGGTCGATGGCCACGACCTGTCGAGGCTTGAGCTGCCCGATGACCCCCTCGCCTCCACCGCCGATGTCGAGCACGTAGCCGTCGGCCGCGAAGTCCTCGAGCCGGATCTCCTGGCGATCGAAGCGATGAATCCTGGAGGGATCGGGTCGCGGGTGGTCGTCGCGCGCGGCCTGCGGCGTGTCGGTCGGCAACGTCCCGGGTGAAGCCGGCGTTGGTTGCCCCGCCCAGAGAAGCGAAGTAAGGAACAGGACGGGGACTGTCGTCCCCAGACCGAGCCGTGCGGTTCGCATCGCGGAAGCTCACGGGGGCTGGGTGTGGCGCCCGGGCGCCCTCGCGCGGACGCTGTCAGACACTGAGGACGTAGGAACCGGCTCGAAGGTTTCGTCGGGGAGACGATGACCCGCGATGGGCGAGAGTCCTGATGATCGTGTCGGGCACCACGTCGAGATTCCTGCCGACGTCTTCGGCGAGCAAGCGGAGCACGAAGTAGCCGTTCTCTTGAGGGAGTTGGTCCTTCCGTCGATCTCGACGGTAGGCGACCTGGTCGTACCCCCGCGAGGAACGCCCACTGGTCCGGCCACGCATTCAGGTTGTCGTCGAGGAAGACGCTGTTCCCCTGTTCACGGGCGTGCTTCTGGAGCGGCAGCGCGATCAAGTTGCCAAACCCACCGTGAGGCAGGGTGTCCTGGTTCGGGAACAGGCGGTCGTACGATTCCAGACCAATGTCAGGGCGGTCCTCCATCGCTTCGGTTAGCAGGAAGGACGCAAGTCGGCGGGCCAGCGAGGCCGGGAGGGGGTCGTCGAAGAACAGCCACGTGTGGGCGCCACGTCCGGAACGCGAGCGCTCGAGGGCGACGGGCAAGTCCAGACGGCGGCACGCGTGGACGAACGCGAGCGCATCCTGCTCCCAGCCTGTCTTGTCGAAGTCCGCCGCCACGAAGGTACAGGTCTCGTCGAGGAGCAGCGGGTACACTCCCGCGACGAACGGTTCGCCGGCGTCGTCGGCGCCGGAGAGGTGCCAGCGAATGACGCTGTCAGTCACCGGGAGGAACCGACGGTGGAGACAGTCGGCGCACTTGATGCGAGGTTTCTCGCAGATGCCCCGCACCCACTCGTTGGCGCAGGCAGGGGCGTAGCCGGCCTTCCCAGTCCGGCGGCTCTCGAACCGGCGCGGGTAGACATCAGCCCGGCCGCGGAACAGGGATCGGAAGAGCGCGACTTTGACGTCGGGCGGCGAGCGATGGTCCACCACGGTGGTTCTCGTCCGGCCTTGTTGGTCGCCTACGCCGACTCTCGTGGCTGCACGTCGCGCTTGATCCGCTCGGCGGAAGCGCGCGTCGCGACATCGAGGTCGTACGCGCCCTGCAGGTTTACCCAGAACTCCGCGGTCGTCGAGAAGTAGCGCGCCAGACGCAGCGCCGTATCGGCAGTGATGCTGCGCCGTCCGTTCACGATCTCGCTCATGCGCGTGACTGGCACCCGCAGATCGCGAGCCAACCGGTTGATGCTCAGCCCGAGCGGCGTCATGAGATCCTCCTTCAGGATCTTGCCGGGATGCACCGGCGGCCGTGGGCGATTCTTCGCCATGGTTCCTCCAGGAACTCACACAGTATAGGCATCGAGGCCGGCCGCCCGACAGCGTGGCATCCGCACGACACTGCCGCGAGGTGTGTGGTGACGACTCGACGCTGACGCTGGGAAATCGCGGGTGTCGACAAGGACTCGACCGGCACAGACGGCAGATCTGGAACCGTACCGGCCAGAGCTGCCTCGCGGACACATCGACGACAGGTCCTGATCGAGGAGAAGCGGTCATCGAACCAGCCGCCAGCCGGCTGACCGTATTCGTTGGCTTATGAGCCAGCAGGTTGCCGCCACGAGCAGCGGGCTGGGCACCAGCGCCTTCTGGACCTCACGGTCGTCGAACATGCGAACGGGCGCGTAGGATTTTCGAGGAAAGTGGTCGCGGCGACTGGATTCGAACCAGCGACCCTCCGCGCCCAGGGCAAGCCAGGACGGGGCTGGTAAGTGCCCGATGATGAACGTGTTGCGGGCGGTCGCCGCAGGGTGTGACCAGATGTGGGACCACTTCTGCGGCGACGGGTGGAGGCGCGAAGCGACAGTGTGCATCGGCGGCGTCTCGTGGGACAATGGCGACATGCCCGAAGCCACCATCACCGTGGATGCGGCGCTGAAAGAGCGGCTGTCGGACCTCGCCAGCCAGACCGGCCAGCGCGTTGATGAATTCGTCGCGGCGCTCCTGCGTCGGATCGCCGAGGCCGATGTGCGCTTCGAGCGTGGTGTGCCCGTGTTTCCGCGCCGGCCGGGTGCGCCGACGCTGACCGTCAAAGACGTCGACCGCCTCGCCGACGGCCAGTAGCGTCTCGCGTGGCTGCACTGCTCGACGTCAACGTGCTGGTCGCGATTGTCGTGCCCGAGCACGAGCATCACGGCGTCGCACTGGGGTGGTACACGTCCGAAGCGAATCAGACTTGGGCCACCTGCGCAGTGACTGAGCTCGGTGTCGTTCGTGTCTGTGCGCAGCTGCCCGGCGGCGCCTGGCCGCCCGAGCGGACGGCGGATCAACTGCTGCTTCTCACTGCCGACGGACGAGTACACGAATTCTGGCCAGACGCGTCGTCTCCGACCGTGATGCCCGAGGTGCGCACCGCGCAGACCGGCAAGCAGATTACCGACCGCTACCTCCTCGGACTGGCCAGACGCCACGGCGGAAAGCTCGTGACATTCGACGGCGGCATCGCGGCGGTCGGCGGTGATGACGTCATTCAACTGCTGCCCCTGGCTCCCTTGGAGTAGGCGTTCACTTCCCATCGCTCCCTTCTCTCGGCGCGGCCGGGACCTTCACCTGCTGGCTCGCGGCCACGAGTGGCGCGGCTACCGCGGCGGCCTTGTCGTCAACGCCTCGTTCTCGAGCGAGCGCGAGGAGTAGGGTCAAAAGGCCAGGCTGGGAGCGCCCGGTGGGCGTGTGTTCACTTTTNNNNNNNNNNNNNNNNNNNNNNNNNNNNNNNNNNNNNNNNNNNNNNNNNNNNNNNNNNNNNNNNNNNNNNNNNNNNNNNNNNNNNNNNNNNNNNNNNNNNCCGGGCGGCTCTCGACAAGTGGATGCCGAAGGCCGAGATCCGCCCGCCGGCCAAGCCTCTGGAGCGCTTCGACGGCGTTGTCGCCTGGCGAACCGCGGGCAAGACGATCCGCTACCTCGTCGAGGTGAAGCGCCACTTCCGTCACCAGGACGCCGCCATCGTCGTGGAACAACTGAACCGTCGCCGGGCCAAATTGACCGGCGACCACCGAGGCGATCGGCTGCTCATCCTCGCCCCTCACGTGCGGGCGCAGCAGGCGGCTGTTCTCGAGCGGGCCGGCATCGACTACCTCGACCTTGCCGGTAACGTGCACCTGGACACGCCCGGCCACTTCGTGCACGTCGAAGGCAGGCAGCCGCCAAAGGAACGCGTGACGGCTCCCACCCGGCCGCAGAAGGGCTGGATCAAGGCCGTCATGGCGCCCCTCATCCGTCCGGAGCTGGTCAACGCGCCCTATCGGCTCGTGGCGGAGGCGGCACACGTCGCGCTCGGCACGGTCGCCAAGTGCATGAACGACCTCACGGTCAGAGGACTTCTGCGCCATCAACAGGACGGGCGGACGATTGCCGATCGACCGGCGCTCGTCGCGCTATGGGTGCAGGCGTACGTCGACGCCCTTCGTCCCGGCCTGAAGGAGAGACGATTCCAGGTTCGCGTCGATGACAAGCCACAGCTCTGGGCACGGCTTCAAGCCGTGCTCGCCGAGCGCGAGCAGCGCTGGGCATTGACGGGGGCCGACGCCGCCGCGCGTCGCGACGGATTCTTCCGAGCGGAGGACACCGAGATCTACGCACCG from Acidobacteriota bacterium includes these protein-coding regions:
- a CDS encoding aminotransferase class V-fold PLP-dependent enzyme codes for the protein MATNPDLLKRAADHAIAYLDTIADRHVGALATGDDLRRQLAVPLTEGGEPATAVVDALAQAGVLGTVATQGPRYFGFVVGGSVPAATAADWLVAAWDQNAGLFVLSPLVSVVEDVTAAWLKGLAGLPADWSTGFVTGCQAANFTALATARHHLLAQVGWDVETRGLNGAPDLHVVCSDESHYTIFNALKLLGLGAARLTRVATDDQGRMRADALARVLGALDGPTLVCAQAGNVNTGAFDPLDDIATITAGHGAWLHVDGAFGLWAAASRTRAHLVRGIERADSVATDAHKWLNVPYDSGVVFTAHPASHRRAMTLSAAYIVESAKERDPHEFVPEESRRGRAVPIYAALRVMGRQGVAELVDRCCALASRLADRLAADPRLEVLNDVVLNQVLVRVRGAGPDGATRAMVARVQEEGTCWASGTTWHGMSALRLSVSNYSTREHDIDRAADAIKRSL
- a CDS encoding FAD-binding protein; the protein is MASGGRKPSSVSRRRFLRRAAAVGAGAVAFDRLGGPAGATSDQPAPAGESARTDTVPSGRFTTFSTDVLIIGAGAAGVEAAIAAASAGADVIIVDKKRFGRCGDSGHISGGFMTSSWMGLDGDSPERQLEDAVASGEGLVDQELGLAVLQAYADDQVMLKSENYGNLHHRNPATGEPLITRAGSARRQWNGYKLFNHAYEALRLGCKVLDYCMTTTLLAAEDGTVAGATVLDFHTGEFFVIRAKATIMATGGDCQLFGAGTIVARHGGGCYGLTGDGHAMAARVGVEFRDLEFRSMYTRGGPVYPTAIGNFLNFGTHSTVGPDGYTDRHGAKLMGDVPRSELTLRRVVYEVEKMLAEGRGGPHGGYFAPVEYESHLKQWGFFMDDWRALQRIWEQNGLDLGRIEQHFVHTYDFGGIVTNARGEAGPRGLYAAGECAMHAGGGYGVFRMFSSCLVTGRWSGRNAAERARTLEIPPVDWARVDEESRRTTGMLERTPPDPLRVHAVRHHVQDAAWQGAGAWRSEKKCRAALAALDRIERDELPRMSVADKSRVCNLEWFEALETVNMIVMARLDTLAALTRTESRGTHLRNEFPDADDDRWLQNVYLKQVDGTITATTKPVVATKFQPARGRRPQGGGTLPEE
- a CDS encoding ester cyclase — encoded protein: VCHVTGRHDGDGIGKATARPVDFWGTTVARVKDGKIVEGWNAFDFLTMYQQIGWVKSPVVGE
- a CDS encoding tetratricopeptide repeat protein — protein: MRQRILCGARLVVLTIAAAMSVHAQPAPDWEQTRKQALELLLDRKYAEAIGLLEGAVRQAPTSADAHYELASANELAALELALSEPAATAERQKLLEAADTHFRRALDLSADPDLRLLLQMKLVSLYDADALNRPADAEPLARQLVAARPETPLWHEKLARVLLRLDRAADAARVLREARVKVLADERLRLATATTQLLIDFEQFSHADTRELTDAALAECDAAIAREPDERDHYLTRGAILQLQLNRLPLSPEERTALDAVATSNFDRFMALHPDRLSGQMTEAPPAPAAEPWAAALEAVEEAANAGRTADADTALAAAGSAHGAEPLFWRDLAMLENRRGRVDEAIAALVRWTELEPTNPESHHTLATFYWDASRDQQAAAARTRELARSGLAAVDRALALNPDYMEATVYRALLLDVLASVESDPARKASLVAEAEAARQKAADLRQKRASEIR
- a CDS encoding M28 family peptidase, with the protein product MPSTRRHRPILVLLILTAVTAAALGAQQALLPEPVRAAADRISAAQLEQDLAYFASDELLGRNTPSPGFDLAADYIIRRLERAGVKPFGDHGGYRQHYEMHETRIDTDGAYLEISGRRFALREGFALRSFAGPVAGARAVVYVGHGWTVPDRGIDPYAGLDVRGKLLLVHGPGALPKDADVRMIGRVSVGGETAFAEAERRGAAGILFITRESDLARWDTLRTANTVRRELEPSVPSAYAALPVTSALLSPEVIDALFEGERVSGPAMRKRGETADYAPSFELKAPATLHVPVASTTVHRPYNVVAMLEGSDPVLKHEYITIEAHLDGAVGTREVDGDGIYNSADDNASGSAALLSIAEHMMTAPRPKRSLLFIWDSGEEQGLWGTRWFVHAPPVPLTQVVAHVNIDMIGASRRPGSADEASKDVTEPGEVFLIGPGVLSPQVDARLERVNAEYLKLRFNRAHDRADSEFLYPRTDAGPFLERGILTIGFTTGIHDRYHLPADEARHLDPKQIEGIARTVLASAWALADADDRPRIEGPLPPSVLRVP
- a CDS encoding methyltransferase domain-containing protein — translated: MRTARLGLGTTVPVLFLTSLLWAGQPTPASPGTLPTDTPQAARDDHPRPDPSRIHRFDRQEIRLEDFAADGYVLDIGGGGEGVIGQLKPRQVVAIDLSARELLGAPAGPLKIVMDATDLKFLDATFQTATTFFTLMYMNETDQARALNELHRVLVPGGRLLVWDLVLPARFDPVKDIAVVPLTIHLPDRQIETGYGTFFPKEPHGVAYFRDLAAHAGFEIVGERATDRIFFLELRKPEVKAAVPN
- a CDS encoding DNA alkylation repair protein yields the protein MTVSQVLALLDAERDERGMRNWEKLGSSTAGMRSYGLGLTRLRKLAKRIGRNRELAHALWQTDVYDARVIALLVDDPVRITREQAEQQVEEVAGGMLAHVFASCDATLAKTSFVVELADEWVRSGDPVRRECGYGLLYEMSKFSGKKAPSEEFFLAHVERIADTIGTESEKVRLSMGAALMGIGKRSAVLNQAALRVARDVGPIEFTSASGACEPFDVVKHLTTDRLRERLGV